A DNA window from Anaerocolumna sp. AGMB13020 contains the following coding sequences:
- a CDS encoding DMT family transporter: MSSNHSLKGHAAALFSVLFWGTTFISTKVLLKAFTPYEILVYRFLIGFLILWLIKPGKDTQVLLKKKSDEWLFFGAGFSGVTLYFLMENNALTMTSVSNVGVIVSTAPFFTALMAHFLLKNEKFRPSFFLGFLSAMAGIVLISYNGSAALALNPMGDLLALAAAFIWGIYSIFTKKISDLGYNMIIATRKIFLYSLP; this comes from the coding sequence ATGTCCTCAAACCATTCCCTGAAAGGTCATGCAGCTGCATTATTCAGTGTTCTCTTCTGGGGTACCACTTTTATATCCACCAAGGTACTTCTAAAGGCTTTCACTCCCTATGAAATTCTGGTATACCGCTTCCTGATCGGTTTTCTCATACTCTGGCTAATCAAACCCGGTAAAGATACCCAGGTCCTTCTTAAAAAGAAATCGGATGAATGGCTCTTCTTCGGCGCTGGTTTTTCAGGAGTGACCTTATACTTTCTGATGGAAAATAATGCGCTAACCATGACAAGTGTCTCCAATGTCGGAGTCATCGTATCCACAGCACCATTTTTCACAGCCTTAATGGCACATTTTCTTCTAAAGAATGAGAAGTTCCGCCCATCTTTCTTCCTGGGTTTTCTCTCTGCTATGGCTGGAATCGTTCTAATCAGCTATAACGGCAGTGCGGCTTTAGCACTAAATCCCATGGGTGATTTACTGGCATTGGCTGCTGCTTTTATATGGGGAATTTATTCTATCTTTACGAAAAAGATCAGCGACCTGGGCTATAACATGATAATTGCCACCAGAAAAATTTTTCTATACAGCTTACCATGA
- a CDS encoding aminoglycoside adenylyltransferase domain-containing protein — protein sequence MNTTINILTSRLVTILSANNPSIYLYGSIVLKDFKPGWSDIDIICLTDTEIGLLQANQLIDLRQQLTEETNTDYFRFFEGNILSKNTFMNNKAETVVYWGTGSQRITDSFSLDPFSRMEIIDSGQLLYGPDIRASFHYPANEIILEAIVSHYETIRKYAVTTSRSIYSAGWLLDIARCLYTLRTGKIIAKTKAGEWALMEGLVPDVHIMEQVISIRNNPNKYKSDEAVLEWCGTLGEYIQNFADVLEKELVINAVKKSRS from the coding sequence ATGAATACAACCATAAATATTTTAACAAGTCGTTTGGTAACTATTTTATCAGCCAATAACCCTTCTATATATCTGTATGGCTCTATTGTACTGAAGGATTTTAAGCCTGGCTGGAGTGATATTGATATCATTTGTCTGACGGACACAGAAATAGGGCTTCTACAGGCAAACCAGTTAATAGATCTGCGTCAGCAGCTTACAGAGGAAACGAATACTGATTATTTTCGTTTTTTTGAGGGCAATATTCTGTCAAAGAATACTTTCATGAACAACAAAGCTGAAACAGTTGTGTATTGGGGAACAGGGAGCCAAAGAATTACTGATAGCTTTTCCTTAGACCCCTTTTCAAGGATGGAAATAATCGATAGCGGTCAATTGTTATATGGCCCTGATATTAGAGCCTCCTTTCATTATCCTGCAAATGAGATTATTTTAGAAGCAATCGTAAGCCATTATGAAACAATCAGAAAGTATGCTGTCACAACAAGCAGAAGTATTTACTCTGCTGGATGGTTATTGGATATTGCAAGATGCCTCTATACCTTAAGAACCGGTAAAATTATCGCCAAGACAAAAGCCGGGGAATGGGCCCTTATGGAAGGATTGGTTCCTGACGTTCATATCATGGAGCAAGTTATCTCCATCAGAAATAATCCAAATAAATATAAGAGCGATGAGGCTGTCTTAGAATGGTGTGGAACACTGGGTGAATATATTCAGAATTTTGCCGATGTCTTAGAAAAGGAGCTTGTCATCAATGCTGTTAAAAAGAGCAGATCCTGA
- the ygiD gene encoding 4,5-DOPA dioxygenase extradiol → MKATNKMPVLFVGHGSPMNAIEDNKFTRGWEAIAEKIPTPKAILSVSAHWYVPGTAVLTEHNPRQIYDMYGFPQELYDLKYEASGSPEFAAKVLELLEGEAVADNSWGLDHGTWAVLCKMYPAADIPVFQLSISSKKDAAYHFQLGRKLSALREQGVLIMGSGNVVHHLGRINWEMEEQGFPYAEEFDGYIKTCILSKDYDGVIDYRRSKASAMAFPTPDHFYPLLYTLGASSEEDTAEVFNDSCVLGSLSMTSYLLQEN, encoded by the coding sequence ATGAAAGCAACAAATAAGATGCCGGTATTATTTGTAGGTCACGGTTCACCTATGAATGCCATTGAAGATAACAAATTTACACGAGGCTGGGAGGCAATTGCAGAAAAGATTCCAACGCCCAAAGCTATTTTATCTGTATCAGCCCATTGGTATGTACCAGGGACGGCAGTCCTGACAGAACATAATCCAAGGCAAATCTATGATATGTATGGTTTTCCCCAGGAGTTATATGATTTGAAATATGAAGCTTCAGGTTCACCGGAATTTGCAGCAAAAGTCCTGGAATTACTGGAGGGAGAGGCTGTAGCTGACAACAGCTGGGGACTGGATCACGGAACCTGGGCAGTGTTATGTAAGATGTATCCTGCAGCGGATATCCCTGTCTTCCAGTTAAGCATTAGTAGTAAGAAGGATGCTGCCTATCATTTCCAGCTGGGTAGAAAGCTCAGTGCCCTAAGAGAGCAGGGCGTATTGATTATGGGAAGTGGAAATGTTGTTCACCATCTTGGCAGGATCAACTGGGAGATGGAGGAGCAGGGATTTCCTTATGCAGAAGAATTCGACGGTTATATTAAGACTTGTATTCTTAGCAAGGACTATGACGGAGTAATTGATTATAGAAGATCCAAAGCATCAGCGATGGCTTTTCCCACACCAGATCATTTCTATCCCCTGTTATATACTTTGGGTGCTTCTTCGGAGGAAGATACAGCAGAAGTCTTTAATGATTCCTGCGTGTTAGGTTCTTTGTCCATGACCAGCTATCTGCTTCAGGAAAATTAA
- a CDS encoding aspartate kinase, protein MIKVVKFGGSSLASAEQFKKVGNIIRSEEARRYVVPSAPGKRNSQDTKVTDMLYHCYDLAVKGADFKEAMEGIKTRYSDIIKGLDLAMSLDTEFEQISADFAAKKGADYAASRGEYLNGLIMAEYLGYEFIDAKEVIFFDNNGVFDADKTDAILAEKLKNTPNAVIPGFYGAYEDGGIKTFSRGGSDITGSIVAKAVQADIYENWTDVSGFLVADPRIIKNPEVISTITYKELRELSYMGATVLHEDAIFPVRKEGIPINIRNTDAPEEPGTMIVKNTVLKPEYTITGIAGKKGFVAINIEKDMMNSEIGFGRKVLRVFEDNGISFEHMPSGIDTLTVFVHQDEFVEKEQSVLAGIDHAANPDSIDLESDLALIAVVGRGMRQTRGTAGRIFSALAHANVNVKMIDQGSSELNIIIGVSNKDFEVAIKAIYDIFVLSKL, encoded by the coding sequence ATGATTAAAGTAGTTAAATTCGGCGGGAGTTCCTTAGCAAGCGCAGAACAATTCAAGAAGGTCGGAAACATAATCCGTTCCGAGGAAGCAAGGAGATATGTGGTACCTTCCGCACCAGGAAAGCGTAATTCTCAGGATACGAAGGTTACGGACATGCTCTATCACTGCTATGACCTGGCAGTAAAAGGAGCTGATTTTAAAGAAGCAATGGAAGGTATTAAGACTCGTTATTCAGATATTATTAAGGGGCTTGATCTTGCCATGTCCTTAGACACAGAGTTCGAACAGATCAGCGCAGACTTCGCCGCAAAAAAGGGTGCAGACTACGCAGCTTCCAGGGGAGAATACTTAAACGGTTTGATTATGGCTGAATACTTAGGCTATGAGTTTATAGATGCAAAAGAGGTCATTTTCTTTGATAATAACGGTGTTTTTGATGCGGATAAAACCGACGCCATTCTGGCAGAGAAGCTTAAGAACACACCTAATGCGGTAATACCCGGTTTCTACGGAGCTTATGAAGATGGAGGAATAAAGACCTTCTCCAGAGGTGGTTCCGATATTACCGGTTCCATTGTAGCAAAAGCCGTACAGGCAGATATCTATGAGAACTGGACTGATGTATCCGGTTTTCTTGTAGCTGACCCAAGAATTATTAAAAATCCTGAGGTAATCTCCACTATTACCTATAAGGAGCTTCGTGAACTGTCTTATATGGGAGCGACCGTTTTGCATGAAGATGCAATTTTCCCTGTAAGAAAAGAGGGAATTCCCATTAACATCAGAAATACTGATGCACCGGAAGAGCCTGGTACAATGATTGTAAAGAATACCGTTCTTAAGCCGGAATATACCATCACCGGTATTGCCGGCAAGAAGGGTTTTGTTGCCATAAATATTGAAAAAGATATGATGAACTCTGAAATTGGTTTTGGGAGAAAAGTGCTCCGTGTATTCGAGGACAATGGAATTTCTTTTGAGCATATGCCCTCCGGTATCGATACGCTGACCGTTTTCGTTCATCAGGATGAATTTGTAGAAAAGGAACAGAGTGTATTAGCTGGTATTGATCATGCTGCTAACCCGGATTCCATCGATTTGGAAAGTGATCTCGCCCTTATAGCAGTTGTTGGGAGAGGGATGCGTCAAACCAGAGGGACTGCAGGAAGAATCTTCTCAGCCCTTGCCCATGCGAATGTAAACGTTAAAATGATCGATCAGGGTTCCAGTGAACTGAACATAATAATTGGTGTCAGCAACAAGGATTTTGAGGTGGCTATTAAGGCCATTTATGATATCTTTGTACTGTCCAAGCTGTAA
- the clpP gene encoding ATP-dependent Clp endopeptidase proteolytic subunit ClpP — protein sequence MSLVPYVVEQTSRGERSYDIYSRLLKDRIIFLNEEVTDVSASVIVAQLLFLEAEDSGKDIHLYINSPGGSVTAGFAIYDTMNFIKCDVSTICIGMAASMGAFLLSGGTKGKRYALPNADIMIHQPSGGGSGTASDIRIISEHIQKNKKRLNDILAKNTGQSAEVIERDTERDNFMTAEEGKAYGLIDEILLRR from the coding sequence ATGAGTTTAGTGCCTTATGTAGTTGAACAGACATCCAGAGGTGAGAGAAGCTATGATATTTATTCCAGGCTGTTAAAGGATAGAATTATATTTTTAAATGAAGAGGTAACAGATGTATCGGCAAGCGTGATTGTAGCACAGCTGCTATTTTTGGAAGCAGAGGATTCAGGTAAGGATATACATCTTTATATCAATTCTCCCGGTGGTTCTGTAACAGCCGGCTTTGCAATTTATGATACGATGAATTTTATTAAATGTGATGTGTCTACCATATGTATCGGTATGGCAGCCAGTATGGGCGCGTTCCTGCTTTCCGGTGGAACCAAAGGAAAACGTTATGCCCTGCCCAACGCTGATATAATGATTCACCAGCCTTCCGGCGGGGGCAGCGGCACTGCCAGTGACATAAGAATTATCAGCGAGCATATTCAGAAAAATAAAAAACGGTTAAATGATATACTTGCAAAAAATACAGGACAGAGTGCTGAAGTTATAGAAAGAGATACCGAAAGAGATAACTTTATGACCGCTGAAGAAGGTAAAGCCTATGGTCTCATTGATGAAATATTGTTAAGAAGATAG
- a CDS encoding CARDB domain-containing protein, which yields MNGKNKLLRMLIALVLIISQIFVYTPATEVKAAGAPDLIVTDISWSPASPAAGSSVVFSATIRNQGTSATQAGVINGVSFFVDGTQVSWSDTNTSSIPAGASITVAANSGPAGTASWNATTGNHTIMAWVDDVNRMAETNEDNNQYSKSMAVSGNNQGSGTPDLIVTDITSSPAAPLSGNATTFSAVVKNQGNGATPAGTIIGVSFFVDGTQVSWSDNTSTALAAGASVTVTANGGPSGNAAWTAATGSHTVMAFVDDVNRITETNEDNNKYSENLAVTTSPMADLVVAGLTISPASPTAGDTLSFTAAVKNQGTAAGAPGVLTISVDGNTVYTSANHTAALEIGASVAIAGTLAGLGTGSHTITATIDSAGITAESNETNNTYSTNLTVNPKAGIDFIVADLSWSPSYVTAGNKVTFSAVIKNQGTVAGAVGTVAFKVDGTQIATANSTASIAAGTSVTVTASGTWTATSGAHVITAAADSLSAVAETDETNNTLTANLTVGSGGRGATVPYTRYESEDGQTGGGAILRTAPDFNYALTASEASNQAYVALPVNGSYIEWTINQGGAGVNMRFTMPDSSNGMGLNGSLDCYVNGSKISTINLSSYWSWQYFIGDQPGDAPNGGQAAFRFDEIHWTLPAALKAGDKLRIQKTNGDNLEYGVDFVEVEPIPSVISQPVNSLSVTSYGAVANDGLDDLSAFNACVSAASAQGKTVYIPAGTFHLGGMWTISAQNISITGAGMWHTNLQFTSPNAQSGGISFRITGTVDFGNVYINSMLRSRYGQNAIYKCFMDNFGTNSRIHNFWEEHFEAGFWVGDYAHTPAIAADNLLIENGRIRNNLADGVNFCQGTKNSTVRNCNVRNNGDDGLAMWPDNTMGAPMEVNNAFFYNTIENNWRAAAIAIFGGSGHKAQYNYIKDCFMGSGIRLNTVFPGYHFENNTGILFSDTTIINSGTSKDCYNGERGAIDLEASNTSIKNITFENIDIINSQRDAIQMGYGGGFENIVFKNININGTGKDAITTSRFSAPHLGTAIYTYTSNGSATFINLTTSNIEAPEKYLIMNGFHVTFQ from the coding sequence ATGAACGGTAAAAATAAACTTTTAAGAATGCTTATAGCATTAGTATTAATTATTAGCCAGATATTTGTGTATACACCAGCTACGGAGGTCAAGGCAGCAGGTGCACCGGACCTTATTGTTACAGATATCAGCTGGTCACCGGCCAGTCCTGCAGCTGGCAGCAGCGTAGTCTTTTCTGCAACTATCAGGAATCAGGGAACAAGTGCGACACAGGCAGGTGTTATTAACGGTGTGAGCTTCTTTGTAGATGGAACGCAGGTAAGTTGGTCAGATACCAATACCTCCTCCATACCGGCGGGAGCTTCTATCACTGTAGCTGCTAACAGTGGTCCTGCAGGAACGGCATCCTGGAATGCAACAACCGGTAATCATACTATTATGGCATGGGTGGATGATGTAAATCGCATGGCGGAAACCAACGAAGACAATAATCAATACAGCAAGAGTATGGCAGTATCAGGAAATAATCAAGGGAGTGGGACACCGGATCTGATAGTTACGGATATAACCTCCTCTCCTGCAGCTCCTTTATCAGGAAATGCAACCACCTTCAGTGCAGTGGTTAAGAATCAGGGAAATGGTGCAACCCCTGCAGGAACCATTATAGGAGTCAGCTTCTTTGTTGACGGAACACAAGTGAGCTGGTCAGATAATACATCGACAGCTCTGGCAGCAGGTGCCTCAGTTACGGTAACGGCAAATGGCGGACCTTCCGGTAATGCTGCGTGGACAGCTGCAACGGGAAGTCATACGGTAATGGCTTTTGTGGATGATGTAAACCGTATCACGGAAACCAATGAAGATAATAATAAATACTCAGAGAATCTGGCAGTAACAACATCACCTATGGCAGATCTGGTGGTAGCAGGATTGACTATAAGTCCGGCTTCACCTACAGCAGGGGATACCTTAAGTTTTACTGCTGCTGTGAAGAATCAGGGTACTGCAGCAGGTGCACCCGGCGTATTAACGATCAGCGTGGATGGAAATACTGTCTATACTTCAGCCAATCATACAGCAGCACTGGAAATAGGTGCATCTGTAGCCATCGCAGGAACACTGGCAGGACTTGGTACAGGCAGCCATACCATTACCGCAACAATAGACAGTGCAGGGATAACAGCTGAAAGTAATGAAACGAATAATACCTACAGCACCAATCTTACAGTTAATCCAAAGGCTGGTATCGATTTTATTGTAGCTGACTTAAGCTGGTCACCTTCCTATGTTACAGCAGGCAATAAGGTTACTTTCAGTGCTGTTATAAAGAATCAGGGAACAGTTGCAGGAGCTGTAGGAACAGTTGCCTTTAAAGTAGACGGAACCCAGATTGCAACAGCAAACAGTACAGCCTCAATTGCTGCAGGAACATCGGTAACGGTTACAGCTTCCGGCACCTGGACTGCTACGAGCGGAGCACACGTTATTACAGCCGCAGCTGACAGTTTATCAGCAGTTGCTGAAACGGATGAGACCAACAATACCTTAACAGCCAATCTTACGGTAGGCAGCGGTGGCAGAGGAGCGACTGTTCCTTATACCAGATATGAATCAGAAGATGGACAGACAGGCGGAGGAGCAATACTACGTACAGCACCGGACTTTAACTATGCTCTCACCGCTTCAGAAGCTTCTAATCAAGCTTATGTTGCGCTGCCTGTAAATGGTTCTTATATAGAATGGACCATCAATCAGGGGGGAGCAGGTGTGAATATGCGATTTACCATGCCGGATTCATCAAATGGTATGGGGCTAAACGGTTCTCTTGATTGTTATGTCAACGGAAGCAAGATTTCTACTATTAATCTGTCTTCCTACTGGTCCTGGCAGTATTTTATCGGGGATCAGCCGGGAGATGCTCCCAATGGCGGACAGGCAGCCTTCCGTTTTGATGAAATCCATTGGACACTTCCTGCTGCATTAAAAGCAGGTGATAAACTGCGTATCCAAAAGACGAACGGTGACAACCTGGAATACGGCGTGGACTTTGTGGAAGTTGAACCGATACCGTCTGTAATATCACAGCCGGTTAATTCTTTATCCGTAACCTCTTATGGAGCCGTAGCAAATGATGGTCTGGATGATTTAAGTGCCTTTAATGCCTGCGTCAGTGCAGCCTCAGCCCAGGGAAAGACAGTATATATCCCGGCGGGAACCTTTCATCTTGGTGGTATGTGGACGATTTCTGCACAGAATATTTCTATTACCGGAGCCGGAATGTGGCATACGAATTTGCAGTTTACTTCTCCTAATGCACAGAGCGGAGGAATCTCTTTCCGTATAACCGGTACGGTGGATTTCGGTAATGTATACATTAATTCCATGTTACGCTCAAGATACGGACAGAATGCAATTTACAAATGTTTTATGGATAACTTCGGTACCAATTCCAGGATACATAATTTCTGGGAGGAGCATTTTGAAGCCGGTTTCTGGGTTGGAGATTATGCACATACACCTGCCATCGCAGCCGATAATTTATTAATTGAGAATGGAAGAATAAGAAACAATCTTGCGGATGGTGTCAACTTCTGCCAGGGCACCAAGAATTCTACTGTTCGTAACTGTAATGTCAGAAATAACGGAGACGACGGACTTGCCATGTGGCCGGACAACACCATGGGAGCACCGATGGAAGTCAACAATGCTTTCTTTTATAATACAATAGAAAACAACTGGAGAGCAGCTGCAATTGCTATCTTTGGCGGTTCAGGACACAAAGCTCAGTATAACTACATCAAGGATTGCTTTATGGGTTCAGGAATTCGTCTGAATACCGTATTCCCAGGGTATCATTTTGAGAATAATACAGGGATTCTGTTCTCAGATACGACCATTATCAATTCCGGTACCAGTAAGGATTGCTACAATGGTGAAAGAGGAGCAATAGACCTGGAAGCCTCCAATACAAGCATTAAAAATATAACTTTTGAGAATATTGATATTATCAATAGCCAGAGAGATGCCATCCAGATGGGATATGGCGGAGGGTTCGAAAATATAGTATTCAAAAATATCAACATTAACGGAACGGGTAAAGATGCAATCACAACCTCAAGATTTTCAGCACCTCATTTAGGAACCGCAATCTATACCTATACCTCAAATGGATCGGCTACTTTTATCAATCTGACTACCAGTAATATTGAAGCGCCTGAAAAGTATCTTATCATGAATGGATTTCATGTGACCTTTCAATAA
- the yfcE gene encoding phosphodiesterase: MKLMIASDIHGSAYYCNKMLEAYKREKADKLLLLGDILYHGPRNDLPREYEPKKVIEMLNAVKEEILCVRGNCDTEVDQMVLQFPVLAEYCILYLNNRMVFATHGHHFNPDNKPMLKKGDILLNGHTHVPKWEEREAFIYVNPGSVSIPKEDSPNSYILWEEEVLFKNLEGEIYKKVSLSER; this comes from the coding sequence ATGAAATTAATGATTGCATCCGATATACATGGATCAGCCTATTATTGTAATAAAATGCTGGAAGCTTATAAACGAGAGAAAGCGGATAAGCTTTTGCTTTTAGGGGATATCCTGTACCATGGGCCAAGAAATGATCTGCCAAGAGAGTATGAACCTAAAAAGGTTATTGAAATGTTAAATGCTGTGAAAGAAGAGATACTTTGTGTCAGAGGAAACTGCGATACAGAAGTAGATCAGATGGTGCTTCAATTTCCGGTATTGGCGGAGTACTGTATTTTATACCTGAATAATCGTATGGTATTTGCCACTCACGGCCACCATTTCAATCCTGATAACAAACCTATGTTAAAGAAAGGGGATATCCTGTTAAACGGTCATACCCATGTGCCGAAATGGGAGGAAAGAGAAGCGTTTATCTATGTAAATCCGGGTTCTGTATCGATACCAAAAGAGGATAGTCCTAACAGCTATATTCTGTGGGAAGAAGAAGTACTGTTTAAGAATCTGGAAGGTGAAATCTATAAGAAGGTATCTTTATCAGAAAGATAA
- a CDS encoding DMT family transporter — MRFINHSSIFYAILAALLFSLSSPFSKILLEKLPPAQMAAMLYLGAGFGMSFLYLLRGKNRPSEKEARLTKKELPYILGMILLDVAAPVFLMLGLTMTTAASASLLGNFEVVATALIALVVFQEVIGKRLWWSISLICFGCLILSLKDMTGLSFSSGSLFVLMASICWGFENNCTRRLSLKNPMEIVILKGFGSGFGALLICFITGNFTLHIPSVTAACLLGFFSYGLSIFFYVLAQRELGAARTGAYYAFAPFLGVLLSVIVNKETLTMVFFIALLFFGTGVYLASSEKHKHVHTHTPLVHEHRHSHDDGHHTHSHSAQMKGEHSHLHSHAPLTHDHSHTPDLHHTHGHD; from the coding sequence ATGAGATTTATAAATCATTCTTCTATATTTTACGCGATACTTGCTGCCCTTTTATTTTCCTTAAGTTCCCCTTTTTCTAAAATCCTTTTAGAGAAACTGCCTCCCGCTCAGATGGCAGCGATGTTGTATTTGGGTGCCGGCTTCGGTATGTCTTTCCTGTATCTCCTCCGCGGAAAGAACAGGCCCTCTGAAAAAGAAGCACGCCTGACAAAAAAGGAGCTTCCCTACATCCTCGGAATGATTCTTTTAGATGTGGCAGCTCCGGTATTTCTGATGCTTGGTCTCACAATGACAACGGCAGCCAGTGCTTCTCTTCTTGGTAATTTTGAAGTCGTAGCAACAGCACTTATTGCCTTAGTGGTTTTTCAGGAGGTTATAGGAAAGAGACTCTGGTGGTCCATCTCCCTGATCTGTTTCGGTTGCCTGATTCTCAGCCTTAAAGATATGACAGGTCTTTCATTCTCCTCCGGCTCCCTGTTTGTATTGATGGCGAGTATTTGCTGGGGGTTTGAAAATAACTGCACCCGAAGGCTCTCACTGAAAAATCCCATGGAAATTGTTATCCTTAAAGGCTTTGGTTCCGGTTTCGGCGCTCTATTAATCTGTTTTATAACAGGAAATTTCACCTTACATATTCCTTCTGTTACAGCTGCCTGCCTCCTTGGATTTTTTTCTTACGGCCTGAGTATTTTCTTCTATGTTCTTGCCCAGAGAGAACTAGGAGCGGCAAGAACCGGTGCTTATTACGCTTTTGCACCTTTTCTTGGCGTTCTACTGTCCGTAATTGTTAACAAAGAGACCCTTACTATGGTCTTTTTCATAGCTTTGCTGTTCTTTGGAACCGGCGTCTACTTAGCCAGCAGCGAAAAGCACAAGCATGTGCATACCCATACTCCCCTTGTACACGAACACCGGCACAGCCATGATGACGGACATCATACTCATTCCCATTCAGCTCAGATGAAAGGGGAACACAGCCATTTACACAGCCATGCTCCCCTTACCCATGATCATTCTCATACACCTGACCTTCATCATACCCACGGTCATGACTGA
- a CDS encoding LysR family transcriptional regulator: MELHYLRIFHTIAKCMSFKKASEVLHLSQPALSIQIKKLESGTGMKLFNKIGNRIVLSEDGKMLYGYTQKIFAIVEELENHVQNLGNEIGGSINLGASNTPGVYILPKVIGEMKKRYPGVTVNLHVADTSEITNLIENGTLDVAVNGGNCNYNNSIVVEKLLDDRLVVVASPDNPLKDKDTISIKELAKTAFVVHSTTSQLYTYYKKFIEIYGISENIGMHFGSIDAIKYAIYADLGVSILPYYAVKSEIEKGMLTQLNINCSKLEYPYSLIHNKHKHLSTASAKFIEVLKEVL, translated from the coding sequence TTGGAACTGCATTACTTAAGAATATTTCATACCATAGCAAAATGCATGAGTTTTAAAAAAGCATCAGAGGTACTTCATTTAAGCCAGCCTGCATTATCCATACAGATTAAGAAGCTTGAGAGCGGAACGGGAATGAAGCTTTTTAATAAAATAGGAAACCGGATTGTGTTGAGTGAAGACGGAAAGATGTTATATGGCTATACCCAAAAAATATTTGCTATTGTGGAGGAATTGGAAAATCATGTACAGAACCTTGGAAATGAAATTGGCGGCAGTATAAACCTTGGTGCCAGCAATACCCCTGGCGTATACATCCTTCCTAAGGTTATTGGGGAAATGAAGAAGCGATATCCAGGTGTCACCGTAAATCTTCATGTTGCCGATACTTCTGAAATAACAAATCTTATTGAGAACGGTACCCTGGATGTAGCCGTTAATGGAGGCAACTGCAACTACAACAACAGTATAGTCGTTGAGAAGCTTCTGGATGACAGACTGGTGGTAGTGGCCTCACCGGATAATCCGTTGAAAGATAAGGATACCATCAGTATTAAGGAATTGGCGAAAACAGCATTTGTTGTTCATAGTACAACCTCCCAGCTGTACACATATTATAAGAAATTTATAGAAATATACGGGATTTCGGAAAATATCGGTATGCATTTTGGCAGCATCGATGCCATTAAATATGCCATATATGCAGATCTTGGAGTATCCATACTGCCCTATTATGCAGTTAAATCTGAAATTGAAAAGGGTATGCTTACGCAACTGAATATCAATTGCAGTAAATTGGAATACCCCTATAGTCTTATCCATAATAAGCACAAGCATCTTTCCACTGCTTCTGCTAAATTTATAGAAGTGTTAAAAGAGGTATTATAA
- a CDS encoding DMT family transporter: MIPLYPVFRPEIELAKLLKPIHTANLLFLGIGASALCYVTWNWATKVLGAVKTSIYIYIIPVIAILTSALILDEKMTLLGTVGTLLTIAGLVISENPIGKNKNKGFQKD, encoded by the coding sequence ATGATTCCCCTATATCCTGTATTCCGTCCGGAAATCGAGCTGGCAAAGCTGCTTAAGCCAATTCATACTGCCAATCTCCTGTTCTTAGGGATAGGAGCTTCCGCTCTTTGTTATGTAACCTGGAATTGGGCTACCAAGGTTTTAGGAGCTGTTAAGACCAGCATTTATATCTATATCATTCCTGTTATTGCTATTCTTACGTCCGCTTTGATATTGGATGAAAAAATGACACTGCTTGGAACAGTTGGTACTCTTCTTACAATTGCAGGTCTTGTAATATCAGAGAATCCAATAGGTAAGAATAAAAACAAGGGATTCCAAAAAGATTAA
- a CDS encoding helix-turn-helix transcriptional regulator: MSEKDKSIEKIKKYIDDNLYEELELAKLAQEAGYSKYHLERLFTKNYGSTLSKYIREERLKDAAARLLFTNTSILEIALEARYESQQAFTLAFKRLYQVPPGIYRSKVKQEACRRKAVTGQNRKWLITNNDWKGRAAA, translated from the coding sequence ATGTCTGAAAAAGATAAGTCCATCGAAAAGATAAAGAAATACATTGATGATAATCTGTATGAGGAGTTGGAGCTTGCAAAGCTTGCGCAGGAAGCCGGTTATTCCAAATATCATCTGGAAAGGCTTTTTACAAAGAACTATGGCAGCACACTTTCAAAATATATTCGGGAAGAGCGCTTAAAAGATGCTGCCGCCAGACTTCTATTTACGAATACTTCAATCCTTGAGATAGCATTGGAAGCCCGTTATGAGTCACAGCAGGCTTTTACGCTGGCCTTTAAACGGCTATATCAGGTACCACCAGGTATATACAGAAGTAAAGTGAAGCAGGAAGCTTGCAGGCGGAAGGCAGTAACAGGACAGAACAGGAAGTGGTTAATAACAAATAATGATTGGAAAGGGAGGGCTGCGGCATGA